The following DNA comes from Methanothrix sp..
AACCGGCATAACGACCATGCTGGTGCTCATATTCGGAGAGATCACTCCCAAATCCCTGGCTGCTCAGAAATCTGAAAGGATCGCTCTCATAGTGGCAAAGCCCATCTCTCTCTTGGAGTACTTTTTAAGCCCAATAGTAACCATCTTCACCCATGTAGCCGGCATCTTCTTGCGACTCTTCGGCTGCAGAACTGATGTCAAACTGCCCTCGATCACTGAAGAGGAGCTGAAGTCCATGGTGAACTTGGGCGAGGAGGAGGGGGTCATCGAAGATCATGAAAAGACGATGATCTGCAATGTCTTCGACTTTACAGACCAACTGGTGAAAGATGTTATGGTCCCGAGGATGGATATCATCGCCATCAATATAAATGCTACTTATAGCGATGTCATAAAAATAATAAGAGCTGAGCAGTTCTCCCGCTATCCTGTGTATAGCAACAGAATCGATAATATTGTAGGCATTCTCAATGTCAAGGATCTGGTCTACCTGGAATCCAAAGAGGACTTTGACATGAAAAAGTTCGTGAAAAAGCCTTACTATACCTTCGAGTTCATGAATACCGCTGAGCTTTTCAATGAGATGAAGAATCACAGAACGCATATGGCCATAGTCCTGGATGAGTATGGGGGCACAGCTGGGATCCTGACCATGGAGGATCTTGTCGAGGAGATCGTGGGAGAGATCTCAGACGAGTATGACATAGTAACCAAAGAGATCGAGACCGTCCGGGAGGGGGAATACATCGTTGATGGAAGCACCCGGATCGAGGAGCTAAACGAGCTGATCGGCACCAACATCGAATCAGAGCACTATGAATCAATAGGTGGCTTCATGATACAGCAATTGAGCAGACTTCCCAAGCAGGGCGAGTCCATCGATTACATGGATGCGAGATTCATCATAGAAAATATGGAGAAGAACCGCATCAAGAAGGTCAGAGTGCTTATGTCGGAAGCCCTGCTTGATGAAGAGGGCATCACGGCCTGAATGATACATGACGATGAACAGGGACGGCTGGCTGCAGATCCAAAAGGAGCTCTCTTTGCTCTATGACCTGCATGAGGCTGCCATCTCCCAGGCGGGAAAATGCCGGGATTTCAATTCTCGTACCAGTATTTTATTGCAGCATCTGGAGGAGCAGGGGGCCTTTGACATGGCCGACAGGGTGATGGATCTCCTGGCAGGCTGCAATCCCAAGGACACATCCCCCTGCGACAATCGCCTGAGCACAAAAGCCTCTCTGGAGAGGCTGCAGGAGAGGATCAAAAGCAAGATAATCGAGATGGATGAAGGCTGATGGCAATTAGGCTGAAGACGATCAGGCTGAGAGCAATTATCAATTATCCAGCCGGTATTACAGAGATCCGGCACCACTTTTTCTGTACTTCATATACATCCCGGTGGCCACAGTGAGGGTGAGAAAAGATACTGTATTGGAGACGATCAGAACGCGATCCTGGAGGGATATGCCATAGAGCAGCCATAGGAGCATGCCCAGTGAGAACTGAAGCAGCATGATCAGGCTGACATCTGAGACCGACTCAGTGCGATAGATCTTGAGGATCTGGGGGACGAATCCGAACATCGTCAACAGAGCAGCACACCAGCCAACCAGTTCCCATTGCATCTTCTACATGTAAGGCCTGCAAGTATATGAGGATTGCAGTCCCAAACCGGTCTATACGGTCTCGATAGCCGGTCTTATGCAGCCTCGATAGCCGGTCTTATGCAGTCTCGATAGCCGGTCTTATGCAGTCTCGATAGCCGGTCTTATGCAGTCCCAAACCGGTCTATGCGGTCTCGATAGCCAGTCTATGCAGCCTCGATAGCCGGTCTTATGCAGTCTCGATAGCTGCCCCATCCAATCTCGAAGCCAAAGCCGTCCTTAAATCAGCCCATCCGCAACCACTAGCATCCGGGCACAGACCTCGACTATCTCAGTGAGCGATCTGCCATCCAAAGGCTTATTTGCTTTTAAGGCCTATAATAAAAGGAGGGATTAAAAAATGGCTGAGTTTGTCAATCCATTCAGCGGAAAAGTGCCTGAGCGAAAATTGACTAAAGAGGAATTGATCCGGGCCATACGCCTTGACCTGGCAGCAGAGCATGAGGCAGTCCATCTTTATATGGCTCATGCCGAGGCTACAGATAACCCTCTGGCCAGAGAGGTGCTGATCGACATCGCCAATGAGGAGAGGGTTCATGCAGGGGAGTTTTCCCGGCTGCTCCAGATTCTCACCGGGGATGAGGATGAGCTGCTGGCGCAGGGAGCAGGAGAGGTTGATGAGATGGCAGAGAAAATCCCATCGGAGAAGAAAAAGGCTGCCAAAGACAAATAGCTGAACTTCGGCCGCCCTATTTGGCATGAGACCATCCTCAGCTCTCTATGCCGCGCTTGAATAATTAATAATTATAGCATTATTCACGCCTTCATCCTCTCCCGCACTGGAGCTAAGATCTCGATCATATCCTCTGCACAGGCCTTCTTAAGGTCCATGGGGTGCAAGGCCCCGCTGACGAAGTCCGCCTCCAGCCCTTCATAGCTGGCATAATGCACATCGCCGCCGAACTTCTCCGGCCTTTTTATAGTCATCCCCTCCTCCATCCGGGGGAAGATGTGGTACCTGCATATGGCCAGCACTGGGTTGTTCTCCACCACCTGGGCCGGGCAGAAGGCGCTCTTGATCTTCTTCTCCACATCCTCGGCTGGCTCATCCACAGCGATGTTGTTCCCCTTTGAAGAGGACATCTTCTCCCCGTTCAGTCCCGGGATCAGGGGGGTATGCAGACATACGGGCGCGGGCAGTCCCAGGCGGGGCAGCTCCTCCCGGGCCAGCATATGGATCTTTCTTTGGTCTATGCCTCCCACTGCCAGATCGATCCTGAGGTCGGCGATATCCACAGCCTGCATCAGAGGATAGATCATCTGGGAGACCATGGGGTTTTCTGCACTGCGGCTCACCTCATCCATGCTCCGCCTGGCCCGGTTCAAAGAGGTATTTCTGGCCATCTGCAGGATCTTCAGCATGAAATCGGGCTTGAGCTGGTAGTCTGTGCCATAGACGAACTCCGTTCTCTCCGGGTCCAGTCCCAGGGCCATAAAGCAGTCCCGGTTATAATCTGCGATCCGGCGCACCTCCTCCAGACTTCCCTTCTCATTGAGAAAGGCATGCAGATCAGCCAGGAGAACCACTACATCGAAGCCCGCCCTCTGCAGATCGAGGAGCTTATTGGCAGTCAGCATATGGCCCAGATGGATCTTGCCGCTGGTCTCATAACCCACATAAGCCCGCGGGCGGCTGGACTTCTCCAGCAGACCCTTCAGTTCATCCACGGTCACTATCTCTTCAGTATTCCTCATCACCAGCTCAAGCTTGTCCAAATCAGATTCACCAGCCTGGAAAAGGAACGAAGAGGTATAATGCTTTTGGTTCCCTGAATCACCAGAAAGCAGGCCTTTAGAATATTTTAGAAGTTCTGCTGCTACAGGGCTGTAATAGGAAAAGAGATTAATACTAATTCCAACCATGGACAGTCATGCCAAGGAGGGGATATAAACTGCAACAGTTGGGAATGAGCCGTGAGAAGAACCTGGTGCTGATATTGCTGGCCGTCTTGGTAACCCTCATCCTCTGGAACAGTTTCTGGTCTCTGGCCAAATTGGCCCTCTTCCTGGCGGTAGCCTATATCGTATATCAGGTTCTCAAGCAGTACATTTAACAGTAGCCCTGATTCCTTAAGATCCAGAGACTGCTCTCTTTCAGGTCCAATAAGCCGTTTAAAAAATCCTTCATCTCCTCTCCGCCCAGAGAGATTGGGCCTTCTCCAGATCCTCTCTGGTATTGAGATTGAAAAAGGAGAGCTGTTCGCAGTCAAGCGGCAGAAGCTGCTCTATTGGAACCCAGCTGACATGCAACTCCTGCAGGAGAAGATTAACCTTCCTCTCTCCCCTCTCCAAG
Coding sequences within:
- a CDS encoding HlyC/CorC family transporter gives rise to the protein MDLSTTALLVLFGFLLCMSAFFSASETALMSLSKIRLIHMVEEKVKGAGTINELRGDPGRLLGTLLLGNNLVNIGASSIATVLAIKYFGNNGVGIATGITTMLVLIFGEITPKSLAAQKSERIALIVAKPISLLEYFLSPIVTIFTHVAGIFLRLFGCRTDVKLPSITEEELKSMVNLGEEEGVIEDHEKTMICNVFDFTDQLVKDVMVPRMDIIAININATYSDVIKIIRAEQFSRYPVYSNRIDNIVGILNVKDLVYLESKEDFDMKKFVKKPYYTFEFMNTAELFNEMKNHRTHMAIVLDEYGGTAGILTMEDLVEEIVGEISDEYDIVTKEIETVREGEYIVDGSTRIEELNELIGTNIESEHYESIGGFMIQQLSRLPKQGESIDYMDARFIIENMEKNRIKKVRVLMSEALLDEEGITA
- a CDS encoding SemiSWEET family sugar transporter, coding for MQWELVGWCAALLTMFGFVPQILKIYRTESVSDVSLIMLLQFSLGMLLWLLYGISLQDRVLIVSNTVSFLTLTVATGMYMKYRKSGAGSL
- a CDS encoding ferritin family protein, translating into MAEFVNPFSGKVPERKLTKEELIRAIRLDLAAEHEAVHLYMAHAEATDNPLAREVLIDIANEERVHAGEFSRLLQILTGDEDELLAQGAGEVDEMAEKIPSEKKKAAKDK
- a CDS encoding tyrosine--tRNA ligase gives rise to the protein MDKLELVMRNTEEIVTVDELKGLLEKSSRPRAYVGYETSGKIHLGHMLTANKLLDLQRAGFDVVVLLADLHAFLNEKGSLEEVRRIADYNRDCFMALGLDPERTEFVYGTDYQLKPDFMLKILQMARNTSLNRARRSMDEVSRSAENPMVSQMIYPLMQAVDIADLRIDLAVGGIDQRKIHMLAREELPRLGLPAPVCLHTPLIPGLNGEKMSSSKGNNIAVDEPAEDVEKKIKSAFCPAQVVENNPVLAICRYHIFPRMEEGMTIKRPEKFGGDVHYASYEGLEADFVSGALHPMDLKKACAEDMIEILAPVRERMKA